In Halorhabdus tiamatea SARL4B, a genomic segment contains:
- a CDS encoding IS200/IS605 family transposase: protein MKRANTFEVIPQSDEDEELLRRLLDASAALWNEINYERRENYADPDGDVWDISEYRGRYGGTLGASTVQQIERKNREAWKSFFSLKKKGEANGKPGFWGNADEGRELRTYIRNTSYSVEWGEYSRLEILVGQDLKDEYGLGHRERLRLEVRGEPNWKKYEKQGRLELFYDEQAQTFRAFQPVTVDDSRLAQPLASEEAALDIGANNLVACTTTTGQQYLYEGRDLFKRFRETTREIARLQSLLEDGRYSSHRIRRLYERRTKRRDHAQDALARDLIERLYDEGVSTVYVGALTDVLETHWSVETNAKTHNFWAFRAFVNRLACTAEEYGMSVEVQSEAWTSQECPNCGSIEDTTRHRDTLTCPCGFEGHADLVASETFLRRQTTVTRSMARPVCLKWDNHEWLESSRSPRPNEEHTNPQVASVGR from the coding sequence ATGAAGCGAGCCAACACGTTCGAAGTGATTCCGCAGTCCGACGAGGACGAGGAGTTGCTTCGACGCCTGTTGGACGCTTCTGCCGCTCTCTGGAACGAAATCAACTACGAGCGCCGCGAGAACTATGCTGACCCAGACGGAGACGTGTGGGACATCAGCGAGTATCGCGGTCGCTATGGTGGAACACTTGGCGCATCCACGGTTCAGCAAATCGAACGCAAGAACCGCGAAGCGTGGAAGTCGTTCTTCAGCCTCAAGAAGAAGGGCGAAGCCAACGGCAAACCCGGATTCTGGGGTAACGCAGACGAAGGTCGAGAACTCCGCACGTACATCCGTAACACGTCGTACTCCGTCGAGTGGGGCGAATACTCTCGCCTCGAAATTCTCGTCGGTCAAGACCTGAAAGACGAATACGGGTTGGGACACCGCGAACGTCTCCGCCTCGAAGTTCGAGGTGAGCCCAATTGGAAGAAGTACGAGAAGCAGGGCCGGTTGGAGTTGTTCTACGACGAGCAAGCACAGACATTCAGGGCCTTTCAGCCAGTCACCGTCGATGATTCTCGACTGGCACAACCACTGGCTTCGGAAGAAGCCGCTCTGGACATCGGTGCGAACAACCTCGTCGCCTGCACCACCACAACCGGCCAGCAATACCTGTACGAAGGACGCGACCTGTTCAAACGATTCCGCGAAACCACGCGAGAAATTGCCCGCCTCCAATCACTCTTGGAGGACGGTCGATACAGCAGTCACCGAATCCGACGCCTGTACGAGCGGCGCACCAAGCGACGTGACCACGCTCAAGACGCACTCGCGCGTGACCTCATCGAACGTCTGTACGACGAGGGTGTTTCGACAGTGTACGTCGGGGCGCTGACGGACGTGCTTGAGACGCACTGGTCGGTAGAGACGAACGCCAAGACGCACAATTTCTGGGCGTTTAGAGCGTTCGTGAATCGACTGGCGTGTACCGCTGAGGAATACGGTATGTCGGTGGAAGTACAGTCTGAGGCGTGGACGAGTCAGGAGTGTCCGAACTGCGGTTCGATAGAGGACACGACACGTCACAGAGACACTCTGACGTGTCCGTGTGGCTTCGAGGGGCACGCCGACCTCGTGGCGTCAGAGACGTTCCTTCGGCGGCAGACAACGGTAACACGGTCGATGGCACGGCCTGTATGCCTCAAGTGGGACAACCATGAATGGTTGGAGTCATCACGCTCTCCCCGTCCCAACGAGGAGCATACGAACCCGCAAGTTGCCTCCGTGGGCCGGTAG
- a CDS encoding FxsA family protein gives MLRIIALLLLIPLVDMVLLVAVAGALGAVPTVLLVVLTGLIGMLLVRAEGRHTLAKIQRKVLQGDPPTDELLDGALLLIAGALLLTPGLVTDVIGFLLVVPPTRYPIRIAVKKWVVTPYLEQKTGGFATGSVYVGGFPNDDGNGPVGGDSGGPGGFGGPGGFGGSTDDGVRDIGDATDIDDVEDGDDRPE, from the coding sequence ATGCTCCGGATCATCGCACTCTTGCTGTTGATACCTCTCGTCGACATGGTGTTGCTGGTGGCGGTTGCCGGCGCGCTGGGTGCCGTTCCGACGGTGTTGCTGGTGGTTTTGACGGGTCTGATCGGTATGCTGCTCGTCCGTGCGGAGGGCCGTCACACGCTTGCGAAGATCCAGCGCAAGGTCCTCCAGGGCGATCCGCCGACCGACGAGTTGCTCGACGGCGCGCTCCTGTTGATCGCCGGCGCGCTCCTGTTGACGCCCGGGTTGGTGACCGACGTGATTGGCTTCCTCCTCGTGGTCCCGCCGACGCGGTACCCGATCCGCATTGCCGTCAAGAAGTGGGTCGTCACGCCGTATCTTGAGCAGAAGACCGGCGGGTTCGCCACGGGCTCGGTCTACGTCGGTGGTTTTCCGAACGACGACGGGAACGGCCCTGTCGGCGGTGATTCCGGTGGTCCCGGCGGATTCGGCGGGCCTGGCGGGTTCGGGGGCTCGACGGACGATGGGGTCCGCGACATCGGGGACGCCACGGACATTGACGACGTCGAGGACGGGGACGATCGGCCCGAGTGA